A genomic segment from Nocardiopsis sp. Huas11 encodes:
- a CDS encoding four-carbon acid sugar kinase family protein — MAQVLVVADDLTGANATGARFARTGMRVATVTPEHVRRVADDYDVVVANLDSRHVPAEQATDLVTDVIEAVWPVGLVVKRTDSTLRGNIGAELEAAYDAVRERVPAETRVRVLFVPAFPGSGRITEDGVQLLHGRPLEHTELAQDPLCPMSTSVVADILAEQTDLAVRHVPVRKVTQTMLTAELLAGDEPVVVCDAGTEQHLTDIADAAAAAHHEDGTVWLAVDPGPTGALLAYALRLRGQAGSRGPLLGVAGSTTDLTRRQLATVARTGAVRFVDLDAVLLSDPDSDHADTVARELADQLTSSGFPDFCVLRVVTTSERVRELPVQARAELPGRVASLVADVVNEVADTTGTHALPSGLFLTGGDLIASLLDELDVHAVDIGGEVVPLAVHGHLGGGPLDGTPIVAKGGLVGDDITLVECLAKLRRAVQTRLHQVHSEVSEHVVPSLSRDPA, encoded by the coding sequence GTGGCCCAGGTCCTCGTGGTGGCAGACGACCTCACCGGCGCCAACGCCACCGGTGCCAGGTTCGCCCGGACCGGGATGCGTGTGGCCACCGTGACGCCCGAGCACGTGCGCAGAGTGGCCGACGACTACGACGTGGTCGTCGCCAACCTCGACAGCCGCCACGTCCCGGCCGAGCAGGCCACCGATCTGGTCACCGACGTCATCGAGGCCGTCTGGCCGGTGGGACTGGTCGTCAAGCGCACCGACAGCACCCTGCGCGGCAACATCGGCGCGGAACTGGAGGCGGCCTACGACGCCGTGCGGGAACGCGTGCCCGCCGAGACACGGGTGCGCGTCCTGTTCGTCCCCGCCTTCCCCGGCTCCGGGCGCATCACCGAGGACGGCGTGCAGCTGCTGCACGGCCGTCCCCTGGAACACACCGAACTCGCGCAGGACCCCCTCTGCCCGATGTCCACCAGCGTGGTCGCCGACATCCTCGCCGAGCAGACCGACCTCGCCGTCCGGCACGTCCCCGTCCGCAAGGTCACCCAGACCATGCTCACCGCCGAACTCCTGGCGGGGGACGAACCGGTCGTGGTCTGCGACGCCGGCACCGAGCAGCACCTGACCGACATCGCCGACGCCGCGGCCGCCGCCCACCACGAGGACGGCACCGTATGGCTGGCCGTGGACCCCGGGCCCACCGGCGCGCTCCTGGCCTACGCCCTGCGCCTGCGCGGCCAGGCCGGATCGCGCGGGCCGCTGCTGGGCGTGGCGGGCAGCACCACCGACCTGACCCGCCGCCAGCTGGCGACCGTGGCGCGTACGGGCGCGGTGCGGTTCGTCGACCTCGACGCGGTGCTGCTCAGCGACCCCGACAGCGACCACGCCGACACGGTCGCACGTGAACTGGCCGACCAGCTCACGTCGTCGGGTTTCCCGGACTTCTGTGTGCTGCGCGTGGTGACCACGTCCGAGCGCGTGCGCGAACTGCCCGTCCAGGCCCGCGCCGAACTGCCCGGCCGGGTGGCGAGCCTGGTCGCGGACGTGGTCAACGAGGTCGCCGACACCACCGGCACCCACGCGCTGCCCAGCGGCCTCTTCCTGACCGGCGGTGACCTGATCGCCAGCCTGCTGGACGAACTGGACGTGCACGCCGTCGACATCGGCGGTGAGGTCGTGCCGCTGGCCGTCCACGGGCACCTCGGCGGCGGGCCGCTGGACGGTACCCCGATCGTGGCCAAGGGCGGGCTGGTCGGCGACGACATCACACTGGTGGAGTGCCTGGCCAAGCTGCGCCGCGCGGTGCAGACGCGCC
- a CDS encoding MFS transporter, whose translation MGERRSLGRPFGWLWASYSASAMGTGLAFGAFPLIAILALDAGPAQVSVLAAVGPAVGALVAVPLGPWVEFRRKRPVMIAMGLVRCAALASLPVAFALGVLGFAHLLAVSVVLAAADIAFRAASGACLKEIVPSGGLVAASARLEATTWTATVLGPPLGTAAIGVFGPVVTVVADAVGHLLSAVGIRAMGGRERRPERAAPPGERGGAGGARPGIGDLFDGWRFLLAQPSLRRLFCNALAVNALVMSTAPLLTVLMLGDLGFAPWQYGLAFGVPCAGGLIGAWAAPRLVTRWDRRTVLLAAGTARACWLVGLAAVGPGTAGLVLVIAVEFAMITCMGAFNPVLAAVRLELTPADRVARVLTAWSVTGRAVTAAVTALWGLLAAVTDPRTALAAAGVLLLATPLLLPRTLEGSSGSRG comes from the coding sequence GTGGGGGAGCGGCGGTCGCTGGGGCGGCCCTTCGGGTGGTTGTGGGCGTCGTACTCGGCCAGTGCCATGGGGACGGGGCTGGCCTTCGGCGCGTTCCCGCTGATCGCGATCCTCGCGCTGGACGCCGGGCCGGCCCAGGTCTCGGTCCTGGCGGCCGTGGGTCCGGCGGTCGGTGCGCTGGTCGCGGTACCGCTGGGGCCCTGGGTGGAGTTCCGCCGCAAGCGCCCGGTGATGATCGCGATGGGCCTGGTCCGGTGCGCGGCGCTGGCGAGCCTTCCCGTGGCCTTCGCGCTGGGCGTGCTCGGTTTCGCCCACCTCCTGGCGGTCTCGGTGGTCCTCGCCGCGGCCGACATCGCCTTCCGCGCGGCGAGCGGGGCGTGCCTGAAGGAGATCGTGCCGTCCGGGGGACTGGTCGCGGCCAGTGCGCGCCTGGAGGCCACGACCTGGACCGCCACCGTGCTCGGACCGCCGCTGGGCACGGCCGCCATCGGTGTGTTCGGCCCGGTGGTGACCGTGGTGGCCGACGCGGTCGGCCACCTGCTCTCCGCGGTGGGGATCCGAGCGATGGGCGGCCGGGAGCGGCGGCCGGAGCGCGCCGCGCCGCCCGGGGAGCGAGGGGGAGCCGGCGGTGCGCGGCCGGGGATCGGCGACCTCTTCGACGGGTGGCGCTTCCTCCTGGCGCAGCCGTCCCTGCGCCGCCTGTTCTGCAACGCCCTGGCGGTGAACGCCCTGGTCATGTCGACAGCGCCGCTGCTGACCGTCCTCATGCTCGGCGACCTGGGGTTCGCGCCCTGGCAGTACGGGCTCGCCTTCGGGGTGCCGTGCGCGGGCGGTCTGATCGGGGCGTGGGCCGCTCCGCGACTTGTCACCCGCTGGGACCGGCGCACGGTGCTGCTCGCCGCGGGGACGGCACGGGCGTGCTGGCTGGTCGGACTGGCCGCGGTCGGTCCCGGCACGGCCGGGCTCGTGCTGGTCATCGCCGTGGAGTTCGCGATGATCACCTGCATGGGCGCGTTCAACCCGGTGCTGGCCGCGGTCCGGCTCGAACTGACCCCCGCTGACCGGGTGGCGCGGGTCCTGACGGCGTGGTCGGTGACCGGCAGGGCCGTCACCGCGGCGGTGACCGCCCTGTGGGGGCTGTTGGCGGCCGTCACCGATCCCCGGACGGCGCTCGCGGCCGCCGGTGTGCTGCTCCTGGCCACCCCGCTCCTGCTGCCCCGGACCCTGGAGGGGTCGTCCGGGTCTCGCGGATGA
- a CDS encoding LysR family transcriptional regulator has product MDLEAVRTVVAIADAGRFQDAAVDLSVTQQAVSKRVAALERELGVRLFVRGAGSTRPTVDGEAFLPHARDLLRAAERAAASVRPGARALRVDVVGRRLAPADLLRGFRDARPGTELDVLTLRDAAAAVDAVRAGSVDACVRAVDGRRLPEGVVSIRVLDEALQLLTGPAHALAEAGSVATGRLAGHRIWMPGLVPGTEWAAYYADLAAAFGLTIEATGPDFGTEPLLDTIAGSPALATIVGEGTGLVRPADDGLRRVGLRDPVPVYPHSLVWRADNPHPALAALRDRLAAAREHTGGRTWTPHWAH; this is encoded by the coding sequence GTGGATCTCGAAGCGGTGCGCACCGTCGTGGCGATCGCGGACGCCGGACGCTTCCAGGACGCCGCCGTCGACCTGTCCGTCACCCAGCAGGCCGTCTCCAAGCGCGTGGCCGCGCTGGAGAGGGAGCTCGGCGTTCGCCTGTTCGTCCGCGGTGCGGGGAGCACGCGCCCGACCGTCGACGGCGAGGCGTTCCTGCCGCACGCCCGCGACCTCCTGCGAGCCGCCGAACGGGCGGCCGCGTCGGTGCGGCCCGGCGCCCGAGCGCTGCGCGTGGACGTGGTCGGGCGGCGCCTGGCCCCGGCCGACCTCCTCCGCGGCTTCCGCGACGCGCGCCCCGGCACCGAACTCGACGTCCTGACCCTGCGCGACGCCGCCGCCGCGGTCGACGCGGTCCGCGCCGGCTCCGTCGACGCGTGCGTGCGCGCGGTCGACGGGCGGCGCCTGCCCGAGGGGGTGGTCTCCATCCGAGTCCTGGACGAGGCCCTCCAGCTCCTCACCGGACCGGCGCACGCGCTGGCCGAGGCCGGCTCCGTGGCGACCGGCCGCCTCGCCGGCCACCGGATCTGGATGCCCGGCCTCGTCCCCGGGACGGAGTGGGCCGCCTACTACGCCGACCTCGCCGCCGCGTTCGGCCTCACCATCGAGGCGACCGGACCCGACTTCGGGACCGAGCCGCTGCTCGACACCATCGCCGGCTCTCCGGCCCTGGCGACGATCGTCGGCGAGGGGACCGGGCTCGTCCGGCCGGCCGACGACGGCCTGCGACGCGTCGGCCTGCGGGACCCGGTCCCCGTCTATCCGCACTCACTGGTCTGGCGGGCCGACAATCCGCACCCGGCCCTGGCTGCCCTGCGGGACCGCCTCGCCGCCGCACGCGAGCACACCGGCGGCCGCACCTGGACTCCGCACTGGGCCCACTGA
- a CDS encoding Gfo/Idh/MocA family oxidoreductase, with protein MADASHRPDLGAPDGPELHVALVGYGKGGEVFHAPLIDAVPGLRLSAIVTGNPERRASARKRYPGVTVYPTAADLWADAAHYEIAVITTPNDTHAPLARAALDAGLAVVVDKPFALTADQARELTDRADRAGQVLTVYQNRRWDADFLTLWGLIEEGALGRVHRFESRFERWRPQAKGTWRESGAVSDGAGILYDLGPHLIDQAVNLFGPVESVYAEIDSRRPGASADDDVFLALTHRGGVRSHLWMSALAAQVGPRFHVLGDQGAFTSHGMDGQEERLVAGERPEAEDWGVLPEASWGVLGADGDTRPVPSARGAYPEFYAGVRDAVGEGEPLPVDLHEVVHGLEIIEAAMRSAASGTVHRL; from the coding sequence ATGGCTGACGCATCGCACCGCCCTGACCTGGGCGCACCCGACGGACCGGAACTGCACGTCGCCCTCGTGGGCTACGGCAAGGGAGGCGAGGTCTTCCACGCTCCGCTCATCGACGCGGTCCCCGGCCTACGCCTGTCCGCGATCGTCACGGGCAACCCCGAGCGGCGGGCCTCGGCGCGGAAGCGCTACCCGGGGGTGACCGTGTACCCCACCGCGGCCGACCTGTGGGCCGACGCCGCCCACTACGAGATCGCCGTCATCACCACCCCGAACGACACCCACGCCCCCCTGGCCAGGGCCGCGCTGGACGCCGGCCTGGCGGTGGTCGTGGACAAGCCGTTCGCGCTCACCGCGGACCAGGCGCGCGAGCTGACCGACCGGGCCGACCGGGCCGGTCAGGTGCTCACCGTGTACCAGAACCGCCGCTGGGACGCCGACTTCCTGACCCTGTGGGGCCTGATCGAGGAGGGCGCCCTGGGGCGGGTGCACCGCTTCGAGTCGCGGTTCGAGCGCTGGCGTCCCCAGGCCAAGGGCACCTGGAGGGAGAGCGGCGCGGTCAGCGACGGCGCGGGCATCCTCTACGACCTGGGCCCGCACCTCATCGACCAGGCCGTCAACCTGTTCGGCCCGGTGGAGTCCGTCTACGCCGAGATCGACTCCCGGCGCCCCGGCGCGAGCGCCGACGACGACGTGTTCCTGGCGCTCACCCACCGCGGCGGCGTCCGTTCGCACCTGTGGATGAGCGCGCTCGCCGCCCAGGTCGGCCCGCGCTTCCACGTCCTGGGCGACCAGGGCGCGTTCACCAGCCACGGCATGGACGGGCAGGAGGAGCGCCTGGTCGCGGGCGAGCGCCCGGAAGCCGAGGACTGGGGCGTGCTGCCGGAGGCCTCCTGGGGGGTGCTCGGAGCCGACGGCGACACCCGGCCGGTGCCCAGCGCGCGCGGCGCCTACCCCGAGTTCTACGCCGGGGTCCGCGACGCCGTGGGCGAGGGCGAGCCCCTGCCGGTCGACCTCCACGAGGTGGTCCACGGCCTGGAGATCATCGAGGCCGCGATGCGCTCCGCCGCCTCCGGCACGGTGCACCGGCTCTAG
- a CDS encoding ABC transporter substrate-binding protein, producing MGRTNGRTPTRHAMIAMAGGLTLLASGCGYLSGEGGSGGGTDTADMDCSPYEQWEDIGGTVDIYSSIRDEEAERMDRSWAEFAACTGINVQHEGSGEFEAQLPIRLDGGNAPDLALIPQPGLLQRVVEDGHALPVSDGVRENVEAGWGDDWQGYASVDGELYGSPYGANMKSMVWYSPTYFSDNGHEVPTTWDEMLDLSDAIAEDGTKPWCVGFESGDATGWPGTDWIENALLRTSGTDVYHDWISHDVAFDSPEVTEAFDLVDGIVRNDDYVNGTFGGTDSIAVTSFQEAGLPLLDGGCAMYLMGSFYGAQFEEDVEIAEDGDVYGFVMPPLEEGGDIPIMGGGEFAVPFDDRPEVVAVHEYLSTAMYADSRASEGAWVSAHQDLDPANLADPTDQFAAEVLNNPDTVFHFDGSDAMPSSIGTNVFWGGMVDWVTGSSTEEVLEGIESAW from the coding sequence ATGGGACGAACGAACGGCCGGACACCGACACGCCACGCGATGATCGCGATGGCGGGCGGCCTCACCCTCCTTGCGTCGGGCTGCGGCTATCTCAGCGGAGAAGGCGGATCCGGCGGCGGTACGGACACCGCGGACATGGACTGCTCCCCCTACGAGCAGTGGGAGGACATCGGCGGCACCGTCGACATCTACTCCTCCATCCGCGACGAAGAAGCCGAGCGCATGGACCGCTCCTGGGCCGAGTTCGCCGCGTGCACCGGCATCAACGTCCAGCACGAGGGCAGCGGCGAGTTCGAGGCCCAGCTCCCCATCCGGCTGGACGGCGGCAACGCCCCCGACCTGGCCCTGATCCCCCAGCCCGGCCTCCTGCAACGGGTCGTCGAGGACGGCCACGCCCTCCCCGTCTCCGACGGCGTGCGCGAGAACGTCGAAGCCGGCTGGGGCGACGACTGGCAGGGCTACGCCAGCGTCGACGGCGAACTGTACGGCTCCCCCTACGGCGCCAACATGAAGTCGATGGTCTGGTACTCCCCCACGTACTTCAGCGACAACGGCCACGAGGTCCCCACGACCTGGGACGAGATGCTCGATCTCAGCGACGCCATCGCCGAGGACGGCACCAAGCCGTGGTGCGTGGGCTTCGAGTCCGGCGACGCCACCGGCTGGCCCGGCACCGACTGGATCGAGAACGCGCTGCTGCGCACCTCGGGCACCGACGTCTACCACGACTGGATCTCCCACGACGTGGCCTTCGACTCCCCCGAGGTCACCGAGGCCTTCGACCTGGTCGACGGGATCGTCCGCAACGACGACTACGTCAACGGCACCTTCGGCGGCACCGACAGCATCGCCGTCACCTCCTTCCAGGAGGCCGGCCTGCCCCTGCTCGACGGCGGCTGCGCCATGTACCTGATGGGCTCGTTCTACGGCGCCCAGTTCGAGGAGGACGTCGAGATCGCCGAGGACGGTGACGTCTACGGCTTCGTCATGCCCCCGCTGGAGGAGGGCGGCGATATCCCGATCATGGGCGGCGGCGAGTTCGCGGTGCCCTTCGACGACCGGCCCGAGGTCGTCGCGGTCCACGAGTACCTGTCCACGGCCATGTACGCCGACAGCCGCGCCTCCGAGGGCGCCTGGGTCTCCGCCCACCAGGACCTGGACCCGGCCAACCTGGCCGACCCCACCGACCAGTTCGCGGCCGAGGTGCTCAACAACCCGGACACCGTGTTCCACTTCGACGGCAGTGACGCCATGCCCTCGTCCATCGGCACCAACGTGTTCTGGGGCGGGATGGTCGACTGGGTGACCGGCAGCTCGACCGAGGAGGTGCTGGAGGGCATCGAGTCGGCCTGGTAG
- a CDS encoding carbohydrate ABC transporter permease has translation MEYSFLNDLPKVVWMLIGIAGFLAVIGLMLVVIDMPRTRRDRWQAILFLAPALILLIGGVVYPVLRTTMLSFYDRTGTEFIGLTNYLWMFQRPEILLVLRNTLLWVVFAPVLATAVGLLYAILIDRSRFESIAKSMVFMPMAISFVGASIIWRFVFAYRPADQEQYGLFNQIVVLLGGEPQLWLLNQPVNTFLLILVLIWVQAGFAMVVMSAAIKAIPSEIVEAARIDGAGAWQLFTRITLPSVWPTLLVVLITITVQTLKVFDIVRTMTGGNYGTSVIANEMYSQAFQQGQIGQGSALAVFLFLLVVPLVIVQIRRTRKARELA, from the coding sequence ATGGAGTACTCGTTCCTCAACGACCTGCCCAAGGTCGTGTGGATGCTCATCGGCATAGCGGGCTTCCTCGCCGTCATCGGCCTGATGCTCGTGGTCATCGACATGCCGCGCACCCGACGCGACCGCTGGCAGGCGATCCTCTTCCTCGCTCCCGCGCTGATCCTGCTGATCGGCGGGGTCGTCTACCCGGTGCTGCGCACCACCATGCTGTCCTTCTACGACCGCACGGGCACCGAGTTCATCGGACTGACCAACTACCTGTGGATGTTCCAGCGCCCGGAGATCCTCCTGGTCCTGCGCAACACCCTGTTGTGGGTGGTGTTCGCGCCGGTCCTGGCCACCGCGGTCGGCCTGCTGTACGCGATCCTCATCGACCGTTCGCGCTTCGAGTCGATCGCCAAGTCCATGGTGTTCATGCCGATGGCGATCTCGTTCGTCGGCGCGAGCATCATCTGGCGGTTCGTCTTCGCCTACCGCCCCGCCGACCAGGAACAGTACGGGCTGTTCAACCAGATCGTCGTCCTGCTGGGCGGTGAACCACAACTCTGGTTGCTCAACCAGCCGGTCAACACCTTCCTGCTCATCCTGGTCCTGATCTGGGTCCAGGCCGGTTTCGCGATGGTCGTCATGTCCGCCGCGATCAAGGCCATCCCCTCCGAGATCGTCGAGGCCGCGCGGATCGACGGCGCCGGAGCCTGGCAGCTCTTCACACGGATCACCCTGCCGTCCGTGTGGCCGACCCTGCTGGTCGTCCTCATCACCATCACGGTGCAGACCCTGAAGGTGTTCGACATCGTCCGCACCATGACCGGCGGCAACTACGGCACCAGCGTCATCGCCAACGAGATGTACAGCCAGGCCTTCCAGCAGGGCCAGATCGGACAGGGCTCGGCCCTGGCCGTGTTCCTCTTCCTCCTGGTGGTCCCGCTGGTCATCGTGCAGATCCGACGTACGCGCAAGGCGAGGGAGCTCGCATGA
- a CDS encoding carbohydrate ABC transporter permease encodes MTPTTTPTAQARARRREPDGGAAARVRRRLSGSSAGIAAVIIAVVWTLPTAGLLVSSFRPAEQIRTTGWWTFFASPDVTLDNYRDVLFGTSSDGQLATHFVNSFVITLPATVFVLGIAALAAYALSWIDFRGRDWIFLGIFALQIVPLQMSLVPLLSFFSQGVSIGETQILPAWELSGAMEFTNVWVAHTIFGLPLGIFLLHNFISQLPSTLFEAARVDGAGHGTIFLRIVLPLIAPALVSLGIFQFLWVWNDLLVALIFTGGDGATAPLTVRLAELAGTRGEAWHRLTAGAFVSMIVPLVVFFLLQRYFVRGLLAGSVKG; translated from the coding sequence ATGACCCCGACGACGACACCCACCGCGCAGGCCCGCGCGCGCAGGCGGGAGCCGGACGGCGGCGCGGCCGCCCGGGTGCGGCGCCGGCTGTCCGGCTCCTCGGCCGGCATCGCGGCGGTCATCATCGCCGTGGTGTGGACCCTGCCCACGGCGGGCCTGCTGGTCTCCTCGTTCCGCCCGGCCGAGCAGATCCGGACCACCGGGTGGTGGACGTTCTTCGCCTCCCCCGACGTCACCCTGGACAACTACCGGGACGTGCTCTTCGGGACCAGCAGCGACGGGCAGCTGGCCACCCACTTCGTGAACTCGTTCGTCATCACGCTGCCGGCCACGGTGTTCGTGCTCGGCATCGCGGCCCTGGCGGCCTACGCGCTGTCGTGGATCGACTTCCGCGGCCGGGACTGGATCTTCCTCGGCATCTTCGCCCTCCAGATCGTCCCGCTGCAGATGTCGCTCGTGCCGCTGCTGAGCTTCTTCTCCCAGGGCGTGTCCATCGGCGAGACCCAGATCCTGCCGGCCTGGGAGCTGAGCGGGGCGATGGAGTTCACCAACGTGTGGGTGGCGCACACGATCTTCGGGCTGCCGCTCGGCATCTTCCTGCTGCACAACTTCATCTCGCAGCTGCCGAGCACGCTGTTCGAGGCCGCGCGCGTGGACGGTGCCGGGCACGGCACGATCTTCCTGCGCATCGTGCTCCCGCTGATCGCCCCGGCCCTGGTCTCGCTGGGCATCTTCCAGTTCCTGTGGGTGTGGAACGACCTGCTGGTCGCCCTGATCTTCACGGGCGGCGACGGCGCGACGGCACCGCTGACGGTGCGCCTGGCCGAGCTCGCGGGCACCCGCGGCGAGGCCTGGCACCGCCTGACCGCCGGCGCCTTCGTGTCCATGATCGTGCCGCTGGTGGTGTTCTTCCTGCTCCAGCGCTACTTCGTGCGCGGCCTGCTGGCGGGCAGCGTCAAGGGCTGA
- a CDS encoding fructosamine kinase family protein — MRPVGGGDDGDDGDDGAGDRRRDPVDGTLAERLTALVGREVRRAARAGNSHDWEIAYAELADGSRLFVKSLPREAEPSGVFTAEARGLEWLGRAPDSPVLTPLAWDDRIVVLPWVHECEPTPQAAERLGRRLARTHLAGADYFGAPWPGFIGPLPLDNTPARDWPRFYAEQRLRPYLRRALDNGGLTPTDARIVERVVDGVEDLAGASEPPARIHGDLWSGNVLWGARDAVLVDPAAHGGHREADLAMLALFGLPYLDRVRDAYNEMAPLPAGWRSRVALHQMHPLLVHVCLFGAAYRTTAMEAARAALRGG, encoded by the coding sequence ATGCGACCCGTCGGCGGCGGGGATGACGGAGACGACGGAGACGACGGCGCCGGGGACCGCCGCCGGGACCCGGTCGACGGCACCCTGGCCGAACGCCTCACCGCCCTGGTGGGGCGGGAGGTTCGGCGCGCCGCGCGGGCCGGGAACAGCCACGACTGGGAGATCGCCTACGCAGAACTGGCCGACGGCTCCCGGCTGTTCGTCAAGTCGCTGCCGCGCGAGGCCGAGCCCAGCGGGGTGTTCACCGCTGAGGCCCGCGGGCTGGAATGGCTGGGCCGGGCCCCCGACTCTCCCGTACTGACCCCTCTGGCCTGGGACGACCGCATCGTGGTCCTGCCGTGGGTGCACGAGTGCGAACCCACCCCGCAGGCGGCCGAACGGCTGGGCCGGCGCCTGGCCCGGACCCACCTGGCCGGCGCCGACTACTTCGGGGCGCCCTGGCCGGGCTTCATCGGACCGCTGCCCCTGGACAACACCCCCGCGCGGGACTGGCCGCGCTTCTACGCCGAGCAGCGCCTGCGCCCGTACCTGCGCCGGGCGCTGGACAACGGCGGCCTGACACCGACCGACGCCCGGATCGTCGAGCGGGTGGTCGACGGCGTCGAGGACCTGGCCGGCGCGTCCGAACCGCCCGCCCGCATCCACGGCGACCTGTGGAGCGGCAACGTGCTGTGGGGGGCGCGCGACGCGGTCCTGGTGGACCCCGCCGCGCACGGCGGCCACCGGGAGGCCGACCTGGCCATGCTGGCGCTGTTCGGCCTCCCGTACCTGGACCGCGTCCGCGACGCCTACAACGAGATGGCGCCGCTGCCAGCGGGTTGGCGCTCGCGCGTGGCCCTGCACCAGATGCACCCGCTCCTGGTGCACGTGTGCCTGTTCGGCGCCGCCTACCGCACCACCGCCATGGAGGCCGCCCGCGCCGCTCTGCGCGGCGGCTGA
- a CDS encoding low molecular weight protein-tyrosine-phosphatase: MSLPEPRDPTGPYRVSVVCLGNICRSPMAAKVLTADLERAGMADLVEVDSSGTGDWHVGGGMDPRAASTLRVHGYLTEHTARQFEPSDLADRDLVLVMDLDNFDVVRRVVDERGEEFGFDISRLRLFRSFAPASGANPEVPDPYYGGDDGFTAVLNMLESAAKGLTGELVARLRG; encoded by the coding sequence ATGAGCTTGCCGGAACCGCGTGATCCCACAGGCCCCTACCGCGTCAGCGTCGTGTGCCTGGGCAACATCTGCCGCTCTCCCATGGCCGCGAAGGTCCTCACCGCCGATCTGGAACGGGCGGGGATGGCCGACCTGGTGGAGGTGGACAGCTCCGGGACGGGTGACTGGCACGTGGGCGGCGGCATGGACCCGCGCGCGGCCTCGACGCTGCGCGTCCACGGCTACCTCACCGAGCACACCGCCCGTCAGTTCGAGCCGTCCGACCTGGCCGACCGCGACCTCGTCCTGGTCATGGACCTGGACAACTTCGACGTGGTGCGGCGGGTCGTCGACGAACGGGGCGAGGAGTTCGGCTTCGACATCTCCAGGCTGCGCCTCTTCCGCTCCTTCGCGCCCGCCAGCGGCGCCAACCCCGAGGTGCCCGACCCCTACTACGGCGGTGACGACGGCTTCACGGCCGTGCTGAACATGCTGGAGTCCGCCGCCAAGGGCCTGACCGGCGAACTCGTCGCACGGCTGCGCGGGTGA
- a CDS encoding response regulator → MLVHPIEVLLVEDDPGDVLMTKEAFEEHKLGNRLHVVSDGVEALRFLRREDEFADAPRPHLILLDLNLPRKDGREVLEEVKADDDLAHIPIVVLTTSEAEEDVLRSYRLHANAYVPKPVDFDQFIRVVRQIDDFFVTVVRLPKG, encoded by the coding sequence ATGTTGGTGCATCCCATCGAGGTGCTGCTGGTCGAGGACGATCCTGGCGACGTCCTCATGACCAAGGAGGCGTTCGAGGAACACAAGCTGGGCAACCGGCTGCACGTGGTGTCCGACGGCGTCGAGGCCCTCCGTTTCCTGCGCCGCGAGGACGAGTTCGCCGACGCCCCCCGCCCCCATCTGATCCTGCTGGACCTCAACCTGCCCCGCAAGGACGGCCGTGAGGTGCTGGAGGAGGTCAAGGCCGACGACGACCTGGCGCACATCCCCATCGTCGTCCTGACGACCTCCGAGGCCGAGGAGGACGTGCTGCGGAGCTACCGCCTGCACGCCAACGCCTACGTGCCCAAGCCGGTCGACTTCGACCAGTTCATCAGGGTCGTGCGGCAGATCGACGACTTCTTCGTGACCGTGGTGCGCCTGCCCAAGGGCTAG